In Patulibacter sp. SYSU D01012, a single window of DNA contains:
- the thiD gene encoding bifunctional hydroxymethylpyrimidine kinase/phosphomethylpyrimidine kinase, producing the protein MVDRTPVCLTIATSDSGGGAGIQADLKAFAAQGVHGTSAIVGLTAQSTVAVTRIEQVSPAMIVEQVRVVVEDLGVDAVKIGMVGTQASIAAVVEALGLLPAGTPVVLDPVMVAESGARLLEPAAHRDLVEGLLPRTTVVTPNLPEALALAGLADDPERADDDARVEEVARAIAALGPSAVLITGGHRGVAADTLLLPDGSVRRFAGERHPDGAAHGSGCTHSSTLAARLALGDGLERAARVARAVAGEAVRRGLRDVGAGAGPVDALDLPALRALAAGVADAVAPVPDALATP; encoded by the coding sequence ATGGTCGATCGCACGCCCGTCTGCCTGACCATCGCCACGTCCGACTCGGGCGGCGGCGCCGGGATCCAGGCCGACCTGAAGGCCTTCGCCGCTCAGGGCGTCCACGGGACGAGCGCCATCGTCGGCCTGACGGCGCAGAGCACCGTCGCGGTGACCCGGATCGAGCAGGTCTCTCCGGCGATGATCGTCGAGCAGGTGCGGGTGGTCGTCGAGGACCTCGGCGTCGACGCGGTCAAGATCGGGATGGTCGGCACACAGGCGTCGATCGCGGCGGTCGTCGAGGCGCTCGGCCTGCTGCCCGCCGGGACGCCCGTCGTCCTCGACCCCGTGATGGTCGCCGAGTCGGGCGCCCGCCTCCTCGAGCCGGCCGCGCACCGCGACCTGGTCGAGGGCCTGCTGCCGCGGACGACCGTCGTCACGCCGAACCTGCCCGAGGCCCTGGCGCTCGCCGGGCTGGCCGACGACCCCGAGCGCGCCGACGACGACGCCCGCGTGGAGGAGGTCGCCCGCGCGATCGCCGCCCTGGGCCCGAGCGCCGTCCTGATCACCGGCGGGCACCGCGGCGTCGCGGCCGACACGCTCCTGCTGCCGGACGGCAGCGTCCGCCGCTTCGCCGGCGAGCGCCACCCCGACGGCGCGGCGCACGGCTCGGGCTGCACCCACTCGTCGACGCTCGCGGCGCGCTTGGCGCTCGGCGACGGCCTGGAGCGCGCCGCCCGCGTCGCGCGCGCCGTCGCGGGCGAGGCCGTGCGCCGCGGGCTGCGCGACGTCGGCGCCGGCGCCGGCCCGGTCGACGCGCTCGACCTGCCCGCCCTGCGCGCCCTCGCGGCCGGCGTCGCCGACGCCGTCGCTCCCGTCCCCGACGCCCTCGCCACGCCGTGA
- a CDS encoding tyrosine-type recombinase/integrase yields the protein MKNVPTTPEDRPLPEAWRRALEVLETDGVRRGAAERTRRAYAGDLERFARWCAARGTDAPSAVDVRTVRRYTQSLTEGGAAASTVTRALSALRGAFRAFERAGLAEGNPAELAPGPRRPQHLPRVVKPDDAARLLDRIPADDDALALRDRVMLEIAYGSGLRAAELVRLDVVDVDLDGAQLRVTGKGERTRTLPLGDPAADAVRRYLARGRPALAVAPADGAAEPALLLSRRGRRLSTSDVRRRMHLWVRAAGLPTDLHPHALRHSFATHLLDGGADLRAIQELLGHARLSTTQVYTRVESSRLKSAYRRSHPRA from the coding sequence ATGAAGAACGTGCCCACGACTCCAGAGGATAGGCCGCTGCCCGAGGCGTGGCGCCGCGCGCTCGAGGTGCTCGAAACCGACGGCGTCCGCCGGGGCGCCGCGGAGCGCACCCGTCGCGCCTACGCCGGCGACCTGGAGCGCTTCGCGCGCTGGTGCGCCGCGCGGGGCACGGACGCGCCGTCCGCCGTCGACGTCCGCACCGTCCGCCGCTACACGCAGTCGCTGACGGAGGGCGGCGCCGCGGCGTCCACCGTCACCCGGGCGCTGTCCGCGCTGCGTGGCGCGTTCCGCGCCTTCGAGCGCGCCGGCCTGGCCGAGGGCAACCCCGCCGAGCTCGCTCCGGGCCCGCGGCGCCCGCAGCACCTGCCGCGCGTCGTCAAGCCGGACGACGCCGCCCGTCTGCTCGACCGCATCCCCGCCGACGACGACGCCCTGGCGCTGCGCGACCGCGTGATGCTGGAGATCGCCTACGGATCGGGGCTGCGCGCCGCCGAGCTCGTGCGCCTGGACGTCGTCGACGTCGACCTGGACGGCGCGCAGCTGCGCGTGACGGGCAAGGGCGAGCGCACCCGCACGCTGCCGCTGGGCGATCCCGCCGCCGACGCGGTGCGGCGCTACCTGGCCCGCGGCCGGCCGGCGCTCGCGGTCGCCCCCGCGGACGGGGCGGCCGAGCCCGCGCTGCTGCTCTCGCGCCGCGGCCGCCGGCTGTCGACGAGCGACGTGCGCCGGCGGATGCACCTGTGGGTCCGTGCGGCGGGCCTGCCGACCGACCTGCACCCGCACGCGCTGCGGCACTCGTTCGCCACCCACCTGCTCGACGGCGGCGCCGACCTGCGTGCGATCCAGGAGCTGCTCGGCCACGCCCGGCTGTCCACGACCCAGGTCTACACTCGAGTAGAGTCGAGCCGGCTGAAGTCCGCCTACCGGCGCAGCCACCCGCGGGCCTAG
- the ilvD gene encoding dihydroxy-acid dehydratase produces the protein MSSTHPDVDLKRNSRQVTEGPHRAAARTYLKGIGFDNDALRKPIIGVAHGWIETMPCNFNHRVLAAKVKEGIRAAGGTPMELNHVAISDGITMGTSGMKTSLVSREVIADSIELVARGHLFDGLVVITGCDKTIPAGVMALARLNIPGLMLYGGSVPPGHLHGQEVTIQSVFEAVGRHAAGKITDEELDELENVASPGAGACGGQFTANTMSMAFEAMGISPAGAAMVHAQAPSKAEVAFRAGELAMEVLRRDLRPSDLITKESLQNAVAAVAGSGGSTNAVLHLLAVAKEAGVDFDIDDFDRISRSTPLLCDLLPGGRYNAVEMWHAGGTPVFMHRLKTLGALHEDLPTVTGPTVGELASDAGETPGQRVIRPLDDPIKTSGGLAILRGNLAPEGCVVKLSGHERRRHQGPARVFEREEEAMKTVVAGGIRPGDVVVIRNEGPQGGPGMREMLSVTSAISGMGISGEVALITDGRFSGATRGFTVGHVAPEAFHRGPIAAIHEGDVVTIDVDARELSVALSDDEIAARCAAYAPPVSPDTTGVLAKYAKLVGSASQGAVTTG, from the coding sequence ATGAGCAGCACGCACCCCGACGTCGATCTCAAGCGCAACAGCCGGCAGGTGACCGAGGGGCCCCACCGCGCGGCCGCCCGCACGTACCTGAAGGGCATCGGCTTCGACAACGACGCCCTCCGCAAGCCGATCATCGGCGTCGCGCACGGCTGGATCGAGACCATGCCGTGCAACTTCAACCACCGGGTGCTCGCCGCGAAGGTCAAGGAGGGCATCCGGGCCGCCGGCGGCACGCCGATGGAGCTCAACCACGTCGCGATCTCGGACGGGATCACGATGGGCACGAGCGGCATGAAGACGTCGCTCGTCTCGCGCGAGGTCATCGCCGACTCCATCGAGCTCGTCGCGCGCGGGCACCTCTTCGACGGCCTCGTCGTCATCACCGGCTGCGACAAGACGATCCCGGCGGGCGTGATGGCGCTCGCCCGCCTGAACATCCCCGGGCTGATGCTCTACGGCGGCTCCGTCCCGCCCGGCCACCTGCACGGGCAGGAGGTCACGATCCAGAGCGTCTTCGAGGCCGTCGGCCGGCACGCCGCCGGCAAGATCACCGACGAGGAGCTCGACGAGCTGGAGAACGTCGCCAGCCCCGGCGCCGGCGCGTGCGGCGGGCAGTTCACCGCCAACACGATGTCGATGGCGTTCGAGGCGATGGGCATCAGCCCCGCCGGCGCCGCGATGGTCCACGCCCAGGCGCCGAGCAAGGCCGAGGTCGCCTTCCGCGCCGGCGAGCTCGCGATGGAGGTCCTGCGCCGCGACCTGCGCCCGAGCGACCTCATCACGAAGGAGTCGCTGCAGAACGCCGTCGCGGCCGTCGCGGGCTCGGGCGGCTCCACGAACGCCGTCCTGCACCTGCTCGCGGTCGCGAAGGAGGCCGGCGTCGACTTCGACATCGACGACTTCGACCGCATCAGCCGCTCCACGCCGCTGCTCTGCGACCTGCTGCCCGGCGGGCGCTACAACGCCGTCGAGATGTGGCACGCCGGCGGCACGCCCGTCTTCATGCACCGCCTGAAGACGCTCGGCGCGCTGCACGAGGACCTGCCCACGGTCACCGGCCCGACGGTCGGCGAGCTCGCGAGCGACGCGGGCGAGACCCCGGGGCAGCGCGTCATCCGGCCCCTCGACGACCCGATCAAGACGTCCGGTGGCCTGGCCATCCTGCGCGGCAACCTGGCCCCCGAGGGGTGCGTCGTGAAGCTCTCCGGGCACGAGCGCCGCCGCCACCAGGGGCCGGCTCGCGTGTTCGAGCGCGAGGAGGAGGCGATGAAGACCGTCGTGGCCGGCGGGATCCGCCCCGGCGACGTCGTCGTCATCCGCAACGAGGGGCCGCAGGGCGGTCCCGGCATGCGCGAGATGCTCTCCGTCACGAGCGCCATCTCCGGCATGGGCATCTCGGGCGAGGTCGCGCTGATCACGGACGGCCGCTTCTCGGGCGCCACGCGCGGGTTCACCGTCGGGCACGTCGCGCCCGAGGCGTTCCACCGCGGGCCGATCGCCGCCATCCACGAGGGCGACGTCGTCACGATCGACGTCGACGCCCGCGAGCTGTCCGTCGCGCTGAGCGACGACGAGATCGCCGCCCGCTGCGCGGCGTACGCGCCGCCCGTCTCGCCCGACACCACCGGCGTCCTGGCCAAGTACGCCAAGCTCGTCGGCTCCGCCAGCCAGGGCGCGGTCACCACCGGCTGA
- a CDS encoding NAD-dependent epimerase/dehydratase family protein, whose amino-acid sequence MSGARILLTAGAGRLGALVVRALEARDDVATVVAVDERPPGVPFARAEFVRLGRDAAGLGRVVAGTAPDVVVDLRAAAALAPLDPAALSAHAPTTRALADAIAAPESPVRRVVAVGSLHRYGWDARLPAFLREDTPVPPPRSAGLAAPLAAVEDALATAAAARPGVGLALLRLADPVGPAGAGVLAAADRLPLLPTILGFDPPLQVVGEDDAARAVAHVAGGGLDGTFLVAADGTLALSEALAALGRAHAPVLPPWGAGLLAGLLARAGLPAAPELAGQLLRGRGVDARRLKATGFAYRATTREALTTAATARRDRRRLGSATAAGGLGTGEPYVAEVEAFLRSSPAARAAPAPAVTPAEPDVGALPEDALLPLLPSLEPAALTALRAHEAAGPGRPRVLAAIDGLLRRG is encoded by the coding sequence GTGAGCGGCGCCCGGATCCTGCTGACGGCCGGCGCGGGCCGGCTGGGGGCGCTGGTCGTCCGCGCGCTCGAGGCACGGGACGACGTCGCCACCGTCGTCGCGGTCGACGAGCGACCGCCCGGCGTGCCCTTCGCGCGGGCCGAGTTCGTCCGCCTGGGCCGCGACGCCGCCGGCCTGGGCCGGGTGGTCGCCGGCACCGCGCCCGACGTCGTCGTGGACCTGCGGGCCGCCGCGGCGCTCGCGCCGCTCGACCCCGCGGCCCTGAGCGCCCACGCGCCCACCACGCGGGCGCTCGCCGACGCGATCGCGGCCCCGGAGTCGCCCGTCCGCCGGGTCGTCGCCGTCGGCTCGCTGCACCGCTACGGCTGGGACGCCCGCCTGCCGGCGTTCCTGCGCGAGGACACGCCGGTGCCGCCACCGCGGTCCGCGGGGCTCGCGGCGCCGCTCGCCGCGGTCGAGGACGCGCTGGCCACGGCCGCCGCGGCGCGACCGGGCGTCGGCCTGGCGCTGCTGCGGCTGGCCGACCCGGTCGGGCCGGCGGGCGCCGGCGTGCTCGCGGCGGCGGACCGCCTGCCGCTGCTCCCGACCATCCTCGGCTTCGATCCGCCGCTGCAGGTCGTGGGGGAGGACGACGCCGCACGTGCCGTCGCCCACGTCGCCGGCGGCGGCCTGGACGGAACGTTCCTCGTCGCGGCCGACGGCACGCTGGCCCTCTCGGAGGCCCTGGCCGCGCTCGGTCGGGCGCACGCGCCCGTGCTGCCGCCGTGGGGCGCCGGCCTGCTCGCCGGCCTCCTGGCGCGCGCCGGCCTGCCCGCGGCCCCCGAGCTGGCGGGCCAGCTGCTCCGGGGACGCGGCGTCGACGCTCGGCGGCTGAAGGCGACGGGGTTCGCCTACCGCGCGACGACGCGCGAGGCGCTGACCACGGCGGCGACGGCGCGCCGGGACCGCCGCCGCCTCGGCTCCGCGACGGCGGCCGGCGGCCTGGGGACGGGCGAGCCGTACGTCGCCGAGGTCGAGGCGTTCCTGCGCTCCAGCCCCGCCGCGCGCGCCGCGCCCGCCCCGGCGGTGACGCCCGCCGAGCCCGACGTCGGCGCCCTCCCCGAGGACGCGCTGCTGCCCCTGCTGCCCTCGCTCGAGCCGGCCGCGCTCACCGCGCTGCGGGCGCACGAGGCCGCCGGTCCGGGGCGCCCGCGGGTGCTGGCGGCGATCGACGGACTGCTCCGGCGCGGCTGA
- the rsgA gene encoding ribosome small subunit-dependent GTPase A, giving the protein MNDAPRVEHGEAMTDLWDLPDPLAAAGYDERVAAELAPLLTEGRFPARVARIEYGGIHLVTAEGRRPGVGRLGRTAELPDDRADTPLAVGDWVAAERDKSRDRLLAVAVAPRRTRVGRRDPSRELLEQVLASNVAAVLAVHALDRPLNPGRIERAIVLAHEGGVQPIVVATKADLDLPDAVRAIRDEMPPDIPFVAVSKRDGRGFDDLEALLPRGATTALIGESGAGKSSIVNVLIGREVLATGSVRATDAKGRHTTTARELVPLGGGTCLLDTPGTRELGLVRDTGGLDAAFPDVVDLAHACRFADCRHDREAGCAVRAAVEAGELAEARRRSFLELRAEVEELAEKREDRERRIGEGKRPRR; this is encoded by the coding sequence ATGAACGACGCGCCGCGCGTCGAGCACGGCGAGGCGATGACGGATCTGTGGGATCTGCCGGATCCCCTGGCGGCGGCGGGATACGACGAGCGGGTCGCGGCGGAGCTGGCGCCGCTGCTGACGGAGGGCCGCTTCCCCGCGCGCGTCGCGCGGATCGAGTACGGCGGGATCCACCTGGTCACCGCGGAGGGCCGCCGGCCCGGCGTCGGGCGGCTGGGCCGCACGGCGGAGCTGCCGGACGACCGTGCGGACACGCCGCTGGCGGTCGGCGACTGGGTGGCCGCGGAGCGCGACAAGAGCCGGGACCGCCTGCTGGCCGTCGCCGTCGCGCCGCGGCGCACGCGGGTCGGGCGCCGCGATCCGTCGCGCGAGCTGCTCGAGCAGGTGCTGGCGTCGAACGTCGCCGCGGTGCTGGCGGTCCACGCGCTCGACCGGCCCCTCAACCCGGGGCGCATCGAGCGCGCGATCGTGCTGGCGCACGAGGGCGGCGTGCAGCCGATCGTGGTGGCGACGAAGGCGGACCTGGACCTGCCCGACGCCGTCCGGGCCATCCGCGACGAGATGCCGCCGGACATCCCGTTCGTGGCGGTCTCCAAGCGGGACGGCCGCGGCTTCGACGATCTCGAGGCGCTCCTCCCCCGCGGCGCCACGACCGCGCTCATCGGGGAGTCCGGCGCCGGCAAGTCGTCGATCGTCAACGTGCTCATCGGACGCGAGGTGCTCGCGACGGGCTCCGTCCGTGCGACGGACGCCAAGGGCCGCCACACGACGACGGCCCGCGAGCTCGTCCCCCTGGGCGGCGGCACGTGCCTGCTGGACACCCCCGGCACCCGTGAGCTGGGCCTGGTCCGCGACACCGGCGGCCTGGACGCGGCGTTCCCGGACGTCGTCGACCTGGCGCACGCGTGCCGCTTCGCCGACTGCCGCCACGACCGCGAGGCCGGCTGCGCCGTGCGCGCGGCGGTCGAGGCCGGCGAGCTGGCCGAGGCGCGGCGTCGGTCGTTCCTGGAGCTGCGTGCCGAGGTCGAGGAGCTCGCGGAGAAGCGCGAGGACCGCGAGCGGCGGATCGGCGAGGGCAAGCGGCCGCGCCGCTAG
- a CDS encoding Imm63 family immunity protein — MALPAANPLLAQLAGGVLDLANMIGAPLKTLPTFGYIVNGAYPCVLHFEDRWIWTIRDRGVELERRETTDVQEVLYWIFEDVTRQMATDWEIANRDEHGDPRVAWVGKQLELLEQITPRWAQRFREERRGWLDGLNLD, encoded by the coding sequence GTGGCCCTTCCGGCAGCCAACCCGCTCCTCGCGCAGCTCGCCGGCGGCGTCCTGGACCTGGCGAACATGATCGGCGCGCCGCTGAAGACGCTGCCGACGTTCGGGTACATCGTGAACGGCGCGTACCCGTGCGTGCTGCACTTCGAGGACCGGTGGATCTGGACGATCCGCGACCGCGGGGTCGAGCTCGAGCGGCGCGAGACCACGGACGTGCAGGAGGTCCTGTACTGGATCTTCGAGGACGTCACGCGCCAGATGGCCACGGACTGGGAGATCGCCAACCGCGACGAGCACGGCGATCCGCGCGTGGCCTGGGTCGGCAAGCAGCTCGAGCTGCTCGAGCAGATCACGCCGCGATGGGCGCAGCGCTTCCGCGAGGAGCGCCGCGGCTGGCTCGACGGCCTGAACCTGGACTGA
- a CDS encoding L,D-transpeptidase family protein yields the protein MRQRPLLVLATVLAVLLVACGGVLVADASTPKKIPAGVHIGGVDVGGLTVEAARQKATRTLLEERGQPVRVRYGARAWTLTSADAKVRVDVDDAVAQASRLATEGNAFERVYRRVAGKKISREYEPSSSYSTAAVSKLLDRMERDVKRAPREASVTFDSGTLEVHEGRTGVELDRKRVAARIRKALRVPSAPHRIRAVVDKEQPKTTTADVRKQYSTVLVANRSTFKLTLYKNLKVAKTYGISVGKAGHDTPAGQYTIANKDANPAWHVPQSEWAGDLAGKVIPAGDPQNPIKARWMGIYDGVGIHGTSDDASIGTNASHGCLRMHVPDVIDLFPRVPVGTPIWIL from the coding sequence ATGCGTCAACGTCCCCTCCTCGTCCTCGCCACCGTCCTGGCCGTCCTCCTCGTCGCGTGCGGGGGCGTGCTCGTCGCCGACGCCTCGACGCCGAAGAAGATCCCCGCCGGCGTCCACATCGGCGGCGTCGACGTCGGCGGGCTGACCGTCGAGGCGGCCCGGCAGAAGGCCACGCGCACGCTCCTCGAGGAGCGCGGCCAGCCCGTCCGCGTCCGCTACGGCGCCCGGGCGTGGACCCTGACGTCCGCGGACGCGAAGGTCCGGGTCGACGTGGACGACGCGGTCGCGCAGGCGAGCCGCCTGGCGACCGAGGGCAACGCGTTCGAGCGCGTCTACCGCCGCGTCGCCGGGAAGAAGATCTCGCGCGAGTACGAGCCGTCCAGCTCGTACTCCACGGCCGCCGTCTCCAAGCTGCTGGACCGGATGGAGCGCGACGTCAAGCGCGCGCCGCGCGAGGCCTCCGTCACGTTCGACTCCGGCACGCTGGAGGTCCACGAGGGGCGCACCGGCGTCGAGCTGGACCGCAAGCGCGTCGCCGCCCGCATCCGCAAGGCGCTGCGCGTGCCGTCGGCCCCGCACCGCATCCGGGCGGTCGTGGACAAGGAGCAGCCGAAGACGACGACGGCCGACGTCCGCAAGCAGTACTCGACGGTGCTCGTGGCCAACCGCTCGACGTTCAAGCTGACGCTCTACAAGAACCTGAAGGTCGCGAAGACCTACGGCATCTCCGTCGGCAAGGCCGGCCACGACACGCCGGCCGGCCAGTACACGATCGCCAACAAGGACGCCAACCCCGCCTGGCACGTCCCCCAGTCCGAGTGGGCCGGCGACCTGGCCGGCAAGGTCATCCCCGCGGGCGATCCGCAGAACCCGATCAAGGCGCGGTGGATGGGCATCTACGACGGCGTCGGCATCCACGGCACGAGCGACGACGCGTCGATCGGCACGAACGCCTCGCACGGCTGTCTGCGGATGCACGTGCCGGACGTGATCGACCTGTTCCCGCGCGTGCCGGTCGGCACGCCGATCTGGATCCTCTGA
- a CDS encoding FliA/WhiG family RNA polymerase sigma factor has translation MQAEPRPHDLRELWRRVREGDDRAARERLVLIYSPLVKWVAGRVAASLPPHVEEGDLISYGLEGLTTAVDRYDITREVRFETYAVTRIRGAIIDELRSQDWVPRSVRQRAREIERTHSRLEHQLHRAPTDEEMATALDVSVREFQDSLVQVSQSTIHALDELWSVGDASGDQVSLLDTIEDEGAPDPAALVDEQALRDQIGDAIDRLPEREKVVIALYYYENLTLREIGEVLGVTESRASQLHTKAVLRLRSRLGPDDGVTV, from the coding sequence GTGCAGGCCGAGCCCCGTCCCCACGACCTCCGCGAGCTGTGGCGCCGCGTGCGCGAGGGCGACGACCGCGCCGCCCGCGAGCGGCTGGTGCTCATCTACTCGCCGCTGGTCAAGTGGGTCGCCGGCCGGGTGGCGGCGTCGCTGCCCCCGCACGTGGAGGAGGGCGACCTCATCTCGTACGGCCTCGAGGGGCTGACGACCGCCGTCGACCGCTACGACATCACGCGCGAGGTGCGCTTCGAGACCTACGCGGTCACCCGGATCCGCGGCGCGATCATCGACGAGCTGCGCTCGCAGGACTGGGTGCCGCGCTCCGTGCGCCAGCGCGCCCGCGAGATCGAGCGCACGCACTCCCGGCTGGAGCACCAGCTGCACCGGGCGCCCACCGACGAGGAGATGGCCACCGCGCTCGACGTCTCCGTGCGCGAGTTCCAGGACTCGCTCGTGCAGGTGTCGCAGTCGACGATCCACGCGCTCGACGAGCTGTGGTCCGTCGGCGACGCCAGCGGCGACCAGGTGTCGCTCCTGGACACGATCGAGGACGAGGGCGCGCCCGACCCGGCGGCCCTCGTCGACGAGCAGGCGCTGCGCGACCAGATCGGCGACGCGATCGACCGGCTTCCCGAGCGGGAGAAGGTCGTGATCGCCCTCTACTACTACGAGAACCTGACGCTGCGCGAGATCGGCGAGGTCCTCGGCGTGACCGAGTCGCGGGCCTCGCAGCTGCACACGAAGGCGGTCCTCCGACTCCGCTCGCGGCTCGGTCCGGACGACGGCGTCACCGTCTGA
- a CDS encoding DUF4917 family protein, with product MGHALDGSLATWSALEDEHEWRTLLVGNGLSMHLCADFGYTSLFDEACEAGRLDPTEQALFAAIDTENFELVLAALSSAILVADAIGDASEHLLEFYGRVQDSLGAAVRGVHPPLGRFPLEARRGLREVLRSYRRVFTTSYDLGIYWAAASGTAEEGPTFDGFKDRLWSNGRAEFDPRNADVVGDTSSTQTFYLHGALHLVVDAAGVTRKLTNRRRSILDQFGKPIAGEPTARPLLVTEGDWADKLEAIHGNDYLLHCLRELRRDTGPVVVFGHSLSPQDEHLARALNRHAGRCIAVGIRDKGPAQNRARQRELANALPDVDLFFFESATHPLSDPAFTMTDS from the coding sequence ATGGGGCACGCACTGGACGGCTCGTTGGCCACGTGGTCGGCGCTCGAGGACGAGCACGAGTGGAGGACCCTCCTGGTCGGCAACGGCCTGAGCATGCACCTGTGCGCCGACTTCGGCTACACGAGCCTGTTCGACGAGGCGTGCGAGGCCGGGCGGCTCGATCCGACGGAGCAGGCCCTCTTCGCGGCGATCGACACCGAGAACTTCGAGCTCGTCCTCGCCGCGCTCTCCTCGGCGATCCTCGTCGCTGACGCCATCGGGGACGCCTCCGAGCATCTCCTCGAGTTCTACGGGCGCGTGCAGGACTCCCTCGGGGCGGCCGTGCGCGGGGTGCATCCGCCGCTCGGCCGGTTCCCGCTCGAGGCACGCCGTGGACTGCGCGAGGTGCTCCGGTCGTACCGCCGGGTGTTCACGACGAGCTACGACCTGGGGATCTACTGGGCCGCAGCCTCGGGCACCGCGGAGGAGGGGCCGACCTTCGACGGGTTCAAGGACCGGCTCTGGTCGAACGGCCGCGCCGAGTTCGACCCCCGGAACGCGGACGTGGTGGGGGACACCTCGTCGACGCAGACGTTCTACCTCCACGGCGCCCTGCACCTGGTCGTCGACGCTGCGGGGGTGACGCGCAAGCTGACCAACCGTCGGCGCAGCATCCTGGACCAGTTCGGCAAACCGATCGCGGGGGAGCCGACGGCACGTCCGCTCCTGGTGACCGAGGGCGACTGGGCCGACAAGCTCGAAGCCATCCACGGGAACGACTACCTGCTCCACTGCCTGCGGGAGCTCCGTCGGGACACCGGCCCCGTCGTCGTGTTCGGCCACAGCCTCAGCCCGCAGGACGAGCACCTGGCGCGGGCCCTCAACCGTCACGCGGGGCGCTGCATCGCGGTCGGGATCCGGGACAAGGGGCCGGCGCAGAACCGGGCGCGGCAGCGGGAGCTGGCGAACGCCCTCCCCGACGTCGACCTCTTCTTCTTCGAGAGCGCGACGCACCCCCTGAGCGATCCGGCGTTCACGATGACCGACAGCTGA
- a CDS encoding DNA-processing protein DprA gives MRACSSCLRRARMLVELGPGLDRRFRGRRVPGILALEDHELVAAAGDRGQGPPPALAASEDALLSAAAADEREHGVEAVCRHDAAYPPRLQGLFDPPHVLHVLGGVERLQAALDPDAVRATVAIVGSRKAPEESRQVARDLAEALAAVGVAVVSGMAFGIDAAAHEGALAATARGGARTIAVLAGGVERPSPATLRVLHRRIGREGVVVGELPPGTTPRKWGFPARNRIIAGLADATIVVAAARGSGSLITADLAQGAGRVLAAVPGPVRSPRHAGTNDLIRGPEPDAQVVCEPRDVLALLGLDEQLALELGARDPLVGLEGGARTVAEALLAGPTTIERLVAEHDAAAVLAGLGQLEATGRLRRALTGELELVPAGTRRA, from the coding sequence GTGAGGGCCTGCTCCTCCTGCCTGCGGCGCGCGCGGATGCTCGTCGAGCTGGGCCCCGGCCTGGACCGGCGCTTCCGGGGGCGCCGCGTCCCCGGCATCCTCGCGCTGGAGGACCACGAGCTCGTCGCCGCCGCCGGCGACCGTGGCCAGGGCCCGCCGCCGGCCCTCGCCGCGTCGGAGGACGCGCTCCTGTCCGCCGCCGCGGCCGACGAGCGGGAGCACGGCGTCGAGGCGGTCTGCCGGCACGACGCCGCGTACCCGCCGCGGCTGCAGGGCCTGTTCGACCCGCCGCACGTCCTCCACGTCCTCGGGGGCGTCGAACGGCTCCAGGCCGCCCTCGACCCGGACGCCGTGCGGGCGACGGTGGCGATCGTCGGCTCGCGCAAGGCACCGGAGGAGTCGCGGCAGGTCGCGCGCGACCTGGCGGAGGCGCTCGCGGCCGTGGGCGTGGCGGTCGTCAGCGGGATGGCCTTCGGCATCGACGCCGCCGCGCACGAGGGCGCGCTGGCGGCGACGGCCCGCGGCGGCGCGCGCACGATCGCGGTGCTGGCGGGCGGGGTCGAGCGCCCGTCGCCCGCGACGCTGCGCGTGCTGCACCGCCGCATCGGCCGCGAGGGCGTGGTCGTGGGCGAGCTGCCGCCCGGCACGACGCCGCGCAAGTGGGGGTTCCCGGCCCGCAACCGCATCATCGCCGGGCTGGCCGACGCCACGATCGTCGTCGCGGCGGCCCGGGGGTCGGGCTCGCTCATCACCGCGGATCTGGCGCAGGGCGCCGGCCGGGTGCTCGCCGCCGTCCCCGGCCCGGTCCGGTCGCCGCGGCACGCCGGGACGAACGACCTGATCCGGGGGCCCGAGCCCGACGCGCAGGTCGTGTGCGAGCCGCGCGACGTCCTCGCCCTCCTGGGGCTCGACGAGCAGCTGGCGCTCGAGCTCGGCGCCCGCGACCCGCTCGTCGGGCTGGAGGGCGGCGCGCGCACCGTCGCCGAGGCCCTCCTCGCCGGACCGACCACCATCGAGCGGCTCGTCGCCGAGCACGACGCCGCCGCCGTGCTCGCCGGCCTCGGGCAGCTCGAGGCGACGGGCCGGCTGCGCCGCGCGCTGACCGGGGAGCTGGAGCTGGTCCCGGCCGGCACGCGGCGGGCGTGA